AGCAGCATGACAGGTCAGGCTTCAATATTCATTATTGCTCCGCCGGGCCCCTGGCGCGAAAGCCTGCTGGTGCTGTTACAAGCCAGCAGCAACGTGGAGGTGGCCGGCCAGGCCGACGACGGCCCCGCCGCCCGGTTATGGCTCGCCGCCCACGTTCCGGCTGCCGTGCTATTGGATGCCGACCTGCCCGGCGACGAAGCCTGGGAGGCGCTGCAATGCCTCAAACGCCAACAACCTTCCATTTATTGCCTGGTGCTGGCCCATGATTTTAACCAGGAACGCCAGGCGCAAGCGGGCGGCGCTGACCAGGTGCTTATGGCCGGCTTCTCGGCCGAGGCTCTGTTTGCGGCGTTAGAAAAGGTTAAAAAAACAATATGTGTACCCTCATGAGGTTTCATTCCATGCGACTCCAACCGCTCTCGAATCGTAATTTTTATCATAATTACCTGTTTATCTTCCTTGTTACCTTCATCTTTTACCTCTTTCTCCAACTGCAAATCGTCTTCCAGTTCTATTGGTCAACCTC
This is a stretch of genomic DNA from Anaerolineae bacterium. It encodes these proteins:
- a CDS encoding response regulator transcription factor, which translates into the protein MTGQASIFIIAPPGPWRESLLVLLQASSNVEVAGQADDGPAARLWLAAHVPAAVLLDADLPGDEAWEALQCLKRQQPSIYCLVLAHDFNQERQAQAGGADQVLMAGFSAEALFAALEKVKKTICVPS